The following are encoded in a window of Pseudalgibacter alginicilyticus genomic DNA:
- a CDS encoding type IV toxin-antitoxin system AbiEi family antitoxin yields the protein MTELDIFNNAIHNLEKDIPITWDWKTIAPNKDIGIDGELDITLNNKRVLLMVEIKKDVKNHQILNILHYNNKFQNFLLVAEKLFPKVKEELRQHNVNYLEGNGNVYINHNEIFLYIDTNKTLKTKKDKGNRAFTKTGLKVIFHFLLNPQLINQTQRDIAEITNVALGNIPLIINGLLDTNFILKLNKNEYVINNYEELLNRWITEFEQTLRPTIFKQRFRFQNKNQDWKEIQFNQGKTVWGGEPAGDILTNHLRPEKYILYTKETVRDLMINYRLIPDDEGDVWAYDLFWNPQFNENTAPTALVYAELMIGNDKRSKETANIIFNEQIKPNL from the coding sequence ATGACTGAATTAGATATTTTCAATAATGCAATTCATAATTTAGAGAAGGATATCCCGATTACTTGGGACTGGAAAACCATTGCTCCTAATAAAGATATTGGTATAGATGGGGAATTGGATATAACCTTGAATAATAAGAGAGTCTTATTAATGGTTGAGATTAAAAAAGATGTAAAAAATCACCAAATACTCAATATACTTCATTACAATAATAAATTTCAAAATTTTCTATTGGTTGCCGAAAAACTATTCCCAAAAGTAAAGGAAGAACTTCGACAGCATAACGTGAATTATTTAGAGGGCAATGGAAATGTCTATATAAACCATAATGAGATATTCCTTTATATAGATACGAATAAGACACTTAAAACTAAAAAGGATAAAGGAAATAGAGCATTTACCAAAACTGGCCTTAAAGTCATATTTCATTTTTTATTAAATCCGCAGTTAATAAATCAGACACAGAGAGATATTGCTGAGATTACAAATGTAGCCTTGGGAAATATTCCCTTAATTATAAATGGGCTATTGGACACCAACTTCATCTTAAAATTGAATAAGAATGAATACGTCATTAATAATTATGAAGAACTCCTCAATAGATGGATTACAGAATTTGAACAAACTTTAAGACCTACGATTTTTAAGCAACGTTTTAGATTTCAAAATAAAAATCAAGATTGGAAAGAGATACAGTTCAACCAAGGGAAAACGGTATGGGGGGGTGAACCTGCTGGGGATATACTCACCAATCATTTACGTCCGGAAAAGTATATCCTATATACCAAAGAGACCGTAAGAGATCTGATGATCAACTATAGATTAATTCCAGATGACGAAGGAGATGTATGGGCATACGACCTCTTTTGGAACCCCCAATTTAACGAGAATACAGCACCCACAGCATTGGTTTATGCGGAACTAATGATCGGGAATGATAAAAGAAGCAAAGAAACTGCAAACATAATTTTCAATGAGCAAATCAAACCAAACCTATAA